The nucleotide window CTTGAAGAACGGCATGTTCGGGTCGGTCGGCGAACCGTTGATCATGACGACATTGCTGTCCTTGGCCTTGTCGCCGAGCGCCTTGACCAGCGCCTGGCCCTGCAGGCGGCCGATCTTCTCGTTGTCGTAGGACACGTAGGCGGAGAGCTTGCCCTCGGCCAGCCGGTCGTAGGCGACGACCTTCACGCCCTTCTTGGCGGCCTGGTTCACCCAGGACTTGGTCGCCTTGAAGTCGACCGAGTCCAGAATGATCACCTTGACGCCCTGGGTGATCAGCGCGTCGAACTGCTTCTTCTGGGTCTCGGTGTCCTGGGCCGCGTTGTTGTACCGCACCGTGCAGTCGCTGCACAGCTGCTTGATCTTCGCCTCCATCAGCGGACGGTCGAAGGTCTCGTAACGCGTGGTCTTGTTCTCCGGCAGGAGCAGACCGATGGTCTTGTTCTCGCCACCACTGGCGGCCTTGCCGTCGCCGGCCTTGCCACATGCGGCCACGGAGAGCGCCATCGAAACGGCGGCAGTGCCTATGACGACGCGACGCGTCCATACGTTCATTGGGGTTGCCTCCCTGACGTGGCCGCGTCGTTGCGGCCGAGGTGGCTGGAAGTCAACTCGGACACCAGCCGACCGTCAAGGAGTAAATCCTTAACGAGATGACAACGGTGCCATGCGTTAGCTGTGTGAACTCAGCGCTTTCACGCTAGGGCCGGGGCGTCCGCCGGCTGTCCGCCGTCCAGCAGGGAGGAATCGCCCATCTCGCTCAGCACCAGCGCCAGCGCGCCCAGCACCTCGGCACGGCCGCCGAGGGTGCCGGGGACGATCCCCAACTGCCGTGCCGCACTGGGGATGGCGTAGCGCGACACCGACTCCCGGATCGGCGCGAGGACCAGTTCACCGGCCTCGGCGAGATCACCGCCGAGCACCACCCGGCTGGGATTGAGCAGATTGCACAGATTCGCCACACCACTGCCGATATGACGGCCTACGTCCGCAATGACCCGCCGGCAGCCGGGGTCACCCTCACGGGCCAGCTGCACCACCCGCGCCATGGTCAGGTCCGGGCCGTGACTCGGCTGCAGCAGCGGGAGGACGTACCGGGCCGCGGTGAAGGTCTCCAGGCAGCCACGGTTGCCGCAGCGGCACACCGGACCGGACTCGTCCAGCGTGATGTGCCCGATCTCGCCCGCCGTACCGCCCGGTCCGCGGTAGATCTGGCCGCTGATCACCAGTCCGGCGCCGACCCCGCTGGCGACCTTGATGTACGCCAGGTCGGAGGCCCCGCGGCCGCCGCCCCACACCAGCTCGCCCAGCGCGCCCAGGTTGGCGTCGTTGTCGACGTAGACGGGCACCCCCAGGCGCCCGGACAGCTCGCGGCTCGGGTTCGTCCCCGACCAGCCGGGCAGGATCGCCGTCGAGCCCAGGGTCCCGGATTCCACGTCGATGGGCCCGGGTACGCCGAGCCCGACGCCGATGACCTTGCCGGCGCCGATCCCGGTGGCCTCGATCAGCCGGTTGACCAGCTGTTCCGCCCGGTCGAAGCCCTCCGCGGCGGAGGCGTCCACATCGATCGGCTCGGCCTGCTCGGCGAGCACCTGATGGGCGAGGTTGCCGACCGCCACCCGCAGATGGGAGTGCCCGAAATCGACCCCCACGACGATGCCCGCGTCGCCGGAGAGCGAGACGCTGCGCGCCCGCCGCCCGCCCGCCGAGGTCGGTGTCACCTCAACGGTCCCACCGTCCTTCAACTCACGAACGATGTTGGAAACGGTGGCCGCGGACAGCCCCGTGCTCCGGGCGATCTCCGCCTGGGTGAGCGAGCCCGCCATCCGCACCGCGCGGACGACCCGCTCCAGATTGGCCCGGTGCAGCGAGGACTGCGACCCCGGAGTCTCCATTGACTCATACTCCCGTCTCGGGCCGGGCTCCCCCAGCGGTGGCCGGGGAGGCACGACGACCTCCGGCCGACCGCACCCACGTCGTCGGGGGACGGCCGTCGATTCAACATGTGAACCCTAAGCAGAACTCCAGCCGGGAAGTCTCGTCAAGGCGTTGAGCCCGGCATGATCGAGGGCCGGCCCGGTGGGAAGCCCGCGGGGCGGCTCCGTCGCCGCGGAGCCGCCCCGGGATGCGCACGTCGGAGCGCGCACAGGCAGATGCCAAGATGGCGTAAAACAATCGCCGGTACGAACAGACGGCCGGGCCCTACTTGATCGCCCCCGCCGTCAGCCCCGCCTGCACCTGGCGCTGGAAGATGAAGTACACCAGCAGCACCGGCAGCATCGCGATCATCATGCCGGCCATCAGCCCGCCCCAGTCCCCCTCATAGCCCTGCTGCAGCGCGATGTTGGCCAGACCCTGCGTCAACACGTATTTGTCCTCGTCCTGGTTGAGGACCATCGGCAGCAGATACTGATTCCACTGCCCCAGGAAGTTGAAGATCCCGATGCTGATCAGGCCGGGCTTGGCCATCGGCAGCATCACCTGGAAGAACGTCCTGGCGTGCGAGGCACCGTCGATCATCGCCGCCTCCGCCACCGAGCTCGGCAGGGTGCGGAAGAAGGACGTCATGAAGAAGACGGTGAACGGCAGCGAGTAGGCGATGTACACCGCGATCAGGCCCTGGTAGGTGGCCAGCAGCGGAATCCCGGGGAAGTCGCGCATCACGAAGAACAGCGGGATGACCAGCATGAACACCGGGAAGGACATCCCGGCCACGAAGAGGTAATAGATGACGCGGTTGCCCGGGAAGGTGAACCGCGCAAGGACGTAGCCCGCCATGGAGCCGAGCACCATCGTCCCGGTGACCGAACCGCCCACCACGATCAGGGTGTTGAGGAACATCTTGCCGATGTTCGCCTTCTCCCAGGCGTTGCTCCAGTTCTCGAAGTGCAGCCGGTCCGGCAGCGACCAGGGCGTGCTCAGAATGTCCCCGCTGCTCTTGAACGAGCTCCACAGCACCCACAGCAGCGGCATGCCCACCATCAGCGCCCACACGATGAGCATGCCGTGCGAGAAGACGTTGAGCACGCCGCGCTCGGCGCCTCCGCGTGATGTCCCGGCGCCCTTTCTGCCTTCGGACCGCCGCCCGGCCACCGCCGGCAGCTTCTCCACCGCATTGGTTTCCGTCGTCATGCGCCCTGCCCCTAGAACTCGATCCGCTCACGGCGCGCGAAGCGCATCGTGAGGACGGCGAACAACAGCGTGACGACGAGCATGGCGACACCCATCGCCGCCGCATAGCCGAACTGGCTGTCACGGAAAGCGGTTTGGTAGAGCCGCAGCGGCACGACATCGGTGGCGCCGTCCGGCCCGCCCATGTTCACCGACATGATCTGCACCAGGGCGAAGGCGTCCATCGCGATGATGCCCATATAGACCCAGCCGGTCTGCACGGTGTCCCACAGCAGCGGCAGGGTGATCCGGAAGAACGTGTGGAGCCGGTTGGCCCCGTCCAGCAGCGAGGCCTCGTAGATCTCCCGCGGAATGGAGGCCATGGCGGCGGAGAAGAGCACGACGTAGAAGCCGACATTCGCCCAGACCATCACCACCATGATGCAGGCGAGAGCGATGCTGCGTTCACCCAGCCAGGAACTCTGCAGCGAATCCAGACCCACCGCGCCGAGCAGCGAGTTGAGCATGCCGTCGTGCGGATCCGGGTTGTAGATGTTGAACCAGATCACCGAGATGATGGTGATCGAGATGACCTGTGGGAAGAAGTAGACGAATTTGTAGAACGAGGCCCCGCGGACACCGGTGATGAGGGCGCCGCGGCGGGCCCGGCCACCGACATTGAGCATGAAGGCGAAGAACAGCCCCAGGGCGAGGGTGGCGAGGGGGACCAGCACCAGCATGATGACGTTGTGCTGGAGCGCGTTCCAGAACTCGTCGCTGTGCAGCAGCTTGTCGTAGTTGCCCAGACCGATGTTCTTGGCGGCGCCCCGCAGGCCGCTCCATTCCGTGGTCGAGATCTGGAATGCCTGGACGAACGGCGAGATCACAAAGATCGCGTAGACCAGCAGAGGCAGGGCCAGGAACCCCACGATGAATCGGTACTTGCCGTGTTGCATTGCGCTCCCCGGCCCCTCCCTCGTCAAGTGGCGTGTGTGGTCAGGCCTCGCGGTGGAACTTGGTGACGGAGTCGTCCTTGGCGAATTCGTCCGCGTACTGCTGAGCCTTCTTGATCCACTCCGCCGCCTTCATGTCACCGGTCAGCAGCTGGCTGGTGAGCCCGCCCAGCTTCTCGTCGGTCAGCTTCGGATACCACTCCTGCAGCTGGATCATCAGCAGGTTCCGGCCCCCCGCCGTGACGGCCTCGGCGGCCGAGGAGAGCCCCGGCGAGAGCCGCATGCCTTCGGTCGCGCCCTTGACCGCGGTGAGCGACCGGACCTTTGTCGCGAAATTCTGCGCATGCTTCTTTGAGAGCAGAATGCGCAGCAGCTCCATGCCGCCGACCGGGTTCTTGCCGTCCTTCGCCACGATGAACGGCTCGCTGGGCTCGGCGCGCAGGGTGCCGTGCGGCATCTTGTCGCCGCTGCCGCCGTTGAACAGCGGGCCGACGGCCATGTCGAAGTCCTTCGGCGTGGTCGGCGCGGCCTCGTTCTCCACCCAGGAACCGTTGGGGATGAAGACGGCCTTGCCCCGGGTCCAGGCGGTCTGCGACTGGATGTGCGTCAGGCCCTGGCTGCCCTGAAGGAAGTAGCCCTTGGCGGCCAGCTCCGCATAGTGCTCGACGACCTGCTTGACCGCGTCGTTCGACGTCCAGGCCCTGGGCTCCAGGTTGTCGATGGCGATCCATTTGTCGAGACCGCCGATCTTGGCGATCTGCGCGAACATATTGAAGTGGACGTAGTACGGGTACTTGCCCGGGTACGTCCAGGGCGCCACACCCGTCTTCTTGATATCGCCGCAGAGCTTGATCATGTCGTCGAACGAGGTCGGGTACGCCCAGCCCTTGTCCTTCAACAGCTTGTGGGAATACCACGTGCCATAGACCGTGAACGCGTAGTAGAAGACATCGAACGCATCCTTGTGCTTGCCCTTTTCCAGGGTGCTGGGATAAAGCGTGTCCCGGACCTTCTTCTTCGGATCGTCCAGCGAGGGTGCGTCGAGCAGCTCCGTCAGATCCTGCAACTGGCCCTGTGCGGACAGCTTGTTCATGTCCAGATGGTCGGCACCGGAATTGTCGATGATGTCCGGGGGGTTTCCGCCGGCGAAGCGCGGCTGCAGCTTCGGTCCGACCTGCTGCGTGCCGGTGTGCTTGACGGTGACGCCATAGGTCTTGTCATAGTCGGCCTCGGCGTCCTTGGCGTACTGGTCGCCCAGTCCGCCCTTGAAGATGAACGCCTCCAGGGCCGCGCCCTTCTTCACGCCCAGCGGATTCTTCGCCGAGGTCGCGCCCTTGTTCTTGGCCCCTTTGCCGTCGTTGCCGTCGTTGCCGTCGTTGCCGCCACCGCCTCCGGTGGCACACGCCGACAGCGTTCCCATCGCCGGTACGGCGATGATTCCCAGGGCAGCGGCTCGTTTGACCAGATCGCGACGGTTGAATGAAGAGGTGGATCCCATGCTCAAGTCCTCGCCTTCTTCAGGACTCAGGCGGTGTACCGGAGCCACCCCGGCACCGCGGGTCAGATGAAGCTGAGTTGTACGGGATGTGCACCGGGCTCGCCAGGGAAGTGCGGGGAGATCATCCGTTCCCCGCTTTCCCCCCGGATCCACGGCCGTGTCGCACGGCCGGTCGGACGCCGACAGGTATAGTCCACTTCCGGTCGCAGGGGCAAGATCGAACGCAGGGTCGGACGGCAGTCTTTCCCTAGTTGAGACCTCCCTGGCATGCGGAAGATTTTCCGGTCGTCGCCACCGGGCGCCCCGGTGACACGACCGGCCCACCGATCTCGGCGTCACCCTTGACACCACGGCCCCCACGCACGTTACTTATCTCTGCCTTAACTTGGCGCCACCCAACTGACAACGATGTCACCCTGGTTGAGAGGGCTCGCGTGCGGCTCAGACACCGGCACCGTCCACTGCGGGCGGTCGCCCGCCCCGCCGCCCTCCTGGCGGCCGCCCTGCTCGTCATCACCGGGCCTCTGCCCGCCGGCACGGCCCAGGCCGCACCACCTCAACGCCCGCACGGGGCAACGGAGTTCCACTCCTCCTTCGAACCCGGCGACCCCCAGCCGGACTGGACGGACGCCGTCGAGACCGGCCCCGACGGAAAGCCCAAGGCCTCCGGCGTCACCCCGGAGACCACCCCCGCGGCGCCCGGAATGAGCACCGGCACCGACACCGGACCCGCCGACTCCCCCACCGCCAAGGCGCACGCCGGCTTCAGCGGCCGCCACGCGCTGCGCTATGCCGGCACCCACACCGCCGCCGGCCGCGGCTACGCGTACAA belongs to Streptomyces sp. NBC_01454 and includes:
- a CDS encoding ROK family transcriptional regulator, encoding METPGSQSSLHRANLERVVRAVRMAGSLTQAEIARSTGLSAATVSNIVRELKDGGTVEVTPTSAGGRRARSVSLSGDAGIVVGVDFGHSHLRVAVGNLAHQVLAEQAEPIDVDASAAEGFDRAEQLVNRLIEATGIGAGKVIGVGLGVPGPIDVESGTLGSTAILPGWSGTNPSRELSGRLGVPVYVDNDANLGALGELVWGGGRGASDLAYIKVASGVGAGLVISGQIYRGPGGTAGEIGHITLDESGPVCRCGNRGCLETFTAARYVLPLLQPSHGPDLTMARVVQLAREGDPGCRRVIADVGRHIGSGVANLCNLLNPSRVVLGGDLAEAGELVLAPIRESVSRYAIPSAARQLGIVPGTLGGRAEVLGALALVLSEMGDSSLLDGGQPADAPALA
- a CDS encoding carbohydrate ABC transporter permease — its product is MTTETNAVEKLPAVAGRRSEGRKGAGTSRGGAERGVLNVFSHGMLIVWALMVGMPLLWVLWSSFKSSGDILSTPWSLPDRLHFENWSNAWEKANIGKMFLNTLIVVGGSVTGTMVLGSMAGYVLARFTFPGNRVIYYLFVAGMSFPVFMLVIPLFFVMRDFPGIPLLATYQGLIAVYIAYSLPFTVFFMTSFFRTLPSSVAEAAMIDGASHARTFFQVMLPMAKPGLISIGIFNFLGQWNQYLLPMVLNQDEDKYVLTQGLANIALQQGYEGDWGGLMAGMMIAMLPVLLVYFIFQRQVQAGLTAGAIK
- the ngcE gene encoding N-acetylglucosamine/diacetylchitobiose ABC transporter substrate-binding protein; translation: MGSTSSFNRRDLVKRAAALGIIAVPAMGTLSACATGGGGGNDGNDGNDGKGAKNKGATSAKNPLGVKKGAALEAFIFKGGLGDQYAKDAEADYDKTYGVTVKHTGTQQVGPKLQPRFAGGNPPDIIDNSGADHLDMNKLSAQGQLQDLTELLDAPSLDDPKKKVRDTLYPSTLEKGKHKDAFDVFYYAFTVYGTWYSHKLLKDKGWAYPTSFDDMIKLCGDIKKTGVAPWTYPGKYPYYVHFNMFAQIAKIGGLDKWIAIDNLEPRAWTSNDAVKQVVEHYAELAAKGYFLQGSQGLTHIQSQTAWTRGKAVFIPNGSWVENEAAPTTPKDFDMAVGPLFNGGSGDKMPHGTLRAEPSEPFIVAKDGKNPVGGMELLRILLSKKHAQNFATKVRSLTAVKGATEGMRLSPGLSSAAEAVTAGGRNLLMIQLQEWYPKLTDEKLGGLTSQLLTGDMKAAEWIKKAQQYADEFAKDDSVTKFHREA
- a CDS encoding sugar ABC transporter substrate-binding protein; translation: MNVWTRRVVIGTAAVSMALSVAACGKAGDGKAASGGENKTIGLLLPENKTTRYETFDRPLMEAKIKQLCSDCTVRYNNAAQDTETQKKQFDALITQGVKVIILDSVDFKATKSWVNQAAKKGVKVVAYDRLAEGKLSAYVSYDNEKIGRLQGQALVKALGDKAKDSNVVMINGSPTDPNMPFFKKGAHSVLDKQVKKIAYEQDIPDWSSDEANKKMSAALDSLGKDGIQGVYSGNDGMAGGIITALKQKGVKVPVGGQDAELAGLQRVLKGDQAFTIYKQIKPQADSTAEIAVKLLKGEKIDSLTDRKVDSLSGEVKGIPAKLYDAQIVTKDNIESTIIKDKVYKASQICTGDVKKACAAAGIK
- a CDS encoding carbohydrate ABC transporter permease gives rise to the protein MQHGKYRFIVGFLALPLLVYAIFVISPFVQAFQISTTEWSGLRGAAKNIGLGNYDKLLHSDEFWNALQHNVIMLVLVPLATLALGLFFAFMLNVGGRARRGALITGVRGASFYKFVYFFPQVISITIISVIWFNIYNPDPHDGMLNSLLGAVGLDSLQSSWLGERSIALACIMVVMVWANVGFYVVLFSAAMASIPREIYEASLLDGANRLHTFFRITLPLLWDTVQTGWVYMGIIAMDAFALVQIMSVNMGGPDGATDVVPLRLYQTAFRDSQFGYAAAMGVAMLVVTLLFAVLTMRFARRERIEF